Within the Deltaproteobacteria bacterium genome, the region TTCCCAGCGGCGCTGATTTTTCGAAGATTAGCTTGACCGGGCTTGTCAATCTTTGCGCATGAATGTATCCAGAATTTCCTGGTCTTCATCGCCGATTTCGATAATAACCACACCCATGCCCGAGCTGCCGTATTGACGATCAGCAGTCTTGCGCCATACTACTCTCCCCCGGACACCGATCTCTTCGGCGCCCAGGGCGAGGTTCATATTCAGGGTGGTGCCAATCGGATATGGCGCATCCGTAGTGATGAACATGCCTTTCCGGCTTACATTTTCGGTTGAGTGGGTAAGGATACCAAATTCGGACCGATCATCTATCCGAACCACGACAACTTTTCGGGGGTAGCTTCGTCTTTCTTTCATGTACGTTGACTCTCCTGCAATCCTGGATCCGGCGATGCACTAGTCAAAAAGAGGTCAAGGGCCGGATATTGGCTCATCCGTTATCACCGCGATGATGCGACCGCTGCCAGCCGTAAGGTTCAAACCCCCACTTTTGACCAACCTTTTACTAAAAAGACAATCAATACATATGAAACCCAGCTCAAGTAAGAACAGATTACCAGAAATAGAGATAAAACACAATATTTTCAATTTTTAATGTATTAGCAATATTAAAATGCCCCTTTCCATGGGGACATTTTAACGTAGCAGTTAGAGGGGACATTCTTGCTTGGCTACCACATTTGGATAGAGATACATTGACATCCGGGCGTTTTACAAGTAAACAGGAAAGGGACAAACAGAATCAATTATG harbors:
- a CDS encoding PilZ domain-containing protein; the encoded protein is MKERRSYPRKVVVVRIDDRSEFGILTHSTENVSRKGMFITTDAPYPIGTTLNMNLALGAEEIGVRGRVVWRKTADRQYGSSGMGVVIIEIGDEDQEILDTFMRKD